One genomic window of Evansella cellulosilytica DSM 2522 includes the following:
- a CDS encoding DUF4350 domain-containing protein — protein sequence MKNVRRMIVWISILAIFLVVSYFGFSNQPREYPAYISSSPSPTGVKALYTYMENEYDDVTRWYNSPDVLQSEQSLLLMIEPFFVPMEEEMNEYVRFMEEGNTILLFSENPVGMFDIKVEYGYLTEPLEEEYHSVQMNEQSYQSMFLSNIRIQTEENDEVLITDDLGAIAIRRPIGEGHLMIVNTPHWTMNTYLLDYDHIPLVLQMIEEGYEDHEAIIFDEYIHHQGNAATFITVYPKWFILFMIQGALLAILLLLYQGKRFGPIYQVRDEAVRFSDEGTRALAAWYLRGSRYADALAMQADYLKLLLQEKWMISYNREWKDISEELDRKWARKSHQEIKAFLEGLHIVLGKQKVSKQEFLLWSKRLEELRKGVEEG from the coding sequence ATGAAGAATGTAAGGCGAATGATTGTATGGATTTCTATTTTGGCAATATTTTTAGTCGTTAGTTACTTTGGCTTTTCCAATCAACCGAGAGAATATCCAGCATACATATCTTCCTCTCCATCACCTACTGGTGTAAAAGCACTTTACACTTATATGGAGAATGAATATGACGATGTGACGAGATGGTATAACTCTCCCGATGTATTGCAATCTGAGCAAAGCTTATTATTAATGATTGAACCTTTTTTCGTACCTATGGAAGAGGAAATGAATGAATACGTACGTTTTATGGAAGAAGGAAATACGATTTTACTTTTCAGTGAAAATCCTGTAGGGATGTTTGATATAAAGGTCGAGTATGGCTACCTGACTGAACCACTGGAAGAAGAATACCATTCTGTTCAAATGAATGAGCAAAGCTATCAATCGATGTTTCTTTCAAACATACGAATACAAACGGAAGAGAATGATGAGGTACTCATTACGGATGATTTAGGTGCGATAGCCATTCGTCGCCCTATCGGTGAAGGGCATTTAATGATCGTGAATACACCACATTGGACGATGAACACATACTTACTTGACTATGATCATATTCCTCTTGTGCTGCAGATGATTGAGGAAGGCTATGAAGACCATGAAGCGATTATTTTCGATGAGTATATACATCATCAAGGGAATGCAGCAACGTTTATCACTGTTTATCCAAAATGGTTTATCCTATTTATGATTCAAGGTGCATTACTCGCAATTTTATTACTACTGTATCAAGGAAAACGTTTTGGCCCAATATATCAAGTTCGTGATGAAGCGGTACGTTTTAGCGATGAAGGCACCCGTGCATTAGCTGCTTGGTATTTAAGAGGAAGTAGGTATGCCGATGCGCTAGCTATGCAAGCCGATTATCTCAAGCTCCTCTTGCAGGAAAAATGGATGATCTCGTATAACAGAGAATGGAAGGATATCTCAGAGGAACTAGATAGAAAATGGGCTAGAAAATCACATCAAGAAATAAAAGCATTTTTAGAAGGGTTACACATTGTATTAGGGAAACAAAAGGTCAGTAAGCAAGAGTTTTTACTCTGGTCGAAACGCTTAGAGGAACTTAGAAAAGGGGTGGAAGAAGGATGA
- a CDS encoding DUF58 domain-containing protein: MPTKKLILLMLVVSLSLFVASFFGITWTFIILCNAVVLFATFLDLFLSPNKRQLSFERVLPQEMERDITYEVELKIENHSDKAIKFRFKDDLPQSFKRPFPYYGTAEKDRATIVTYETAAPVRGEYTINQLYFRYRSTLGLWEKQKTVNMEKTVKVIPDLTETKEYLENAQKFLLHEGVKIKKQNSSVGEFAKVRNYVVGDDPRKINWRQTAKLQEVMTNEYEPEHGKHITLLIDCGRMMGVELKRGNRLDKSLEAAIAVAAAALKKGDYVAVLAFSKGTKVYVPPGKGMEHLQTILKAVYNLKADAAESNYGVVLNYLQTVQKKRSLLLLFSDVKTFLHEESALAYLRRLRQRHVFLMIGIEDEELRKQIKKQPSDMQSTMVKSIAQQQMVFKKREKNRWEKQGLQMIEAKEENLAVTAISNYIDIINRGLL; the protein is encoded by the coding sequence TTGCCTACGAAGAAGCTGATTCTTCTCATGTTAGTTGTTTCGCTCAGCCTCTTCGTAGCAAGCTTTTTCGGAATCACCTGGACCTTTATTATACTTTGTAATGCAGTAGTGTTATTTGCAACCTTTTTAGATCTTTTCCTTTCTCCAAATAAAAGACAGCTTTCTTTTGAACGAGTATTACCGCAGGAAATGGAGAGAGATATTACGTATGAAGTGGAATTAAAAATAGAAAATCATTCAGATAAGGCGATTAAATTTCGCTTCAAAGATGATTTACCACAATCGTTTAAAAGACCGTTTCCGTACTATGGCACTGCAGAAAAAGATCGTGCGACAATAGTTACATACGAAACAGCAGCACCTGTAAGAGGCGAATATACAATCAACCAGCTGTATTTTCGCTATCGAAGTACGTTAGGCTTATGGGAAAAACAAAAGACTGTCAATATGGAGAAAACCGTTAAAGTTATTCCAGATTTAACGGAAACGAAAGAGTATTTAGAGAATGCACAAAAGTTTTTACTACACGAAGGCGTAAAAATAAAAAAACAAAATAGTAGTGTCGGTGAATTCGCTAAAGTAAGAAACTATGTCGTTGGAGACGATCCAAGAAAGATTAATTGGCGGCAAACGGCTAAGCTACAAGAAGTGATGACGAATGAATATGAACCGGAGCATGGTAAACATATTACATTACTAATCGATTGTGGCAGAATGATGGGTGTAGAGCTAAAGCGAGGAAATCGGTTGGATAAGTCTTTAGAAGCGGCTATCGCAGTGGCTGCGGCGGCGTTGAAAAAGGGCGATTACGTGGCTGTTCTCGCTTTCTCCAAGGGCACGAAAGTATATGTGCCACCGGGCAAAGGGATGGAGCACCTTCAAACGATTTTAAAAGCGGTCTATAACCTTAAAGCTGATGCAGCGGAATCGAACTACGGCGTCGTTTTGAACTACTTGCAAACCGTACAAAAAAAACGGAGCTTGTTGTTACTGTTTAGTGATGTAAAAACGTTTTTACATGAAGAAAGTGCATTAGCTTATTTAAGACGTTTAAGACAGCGTCATGTGTTTTTAATGATTGGAATAGAAGATGAAGAACTTAGAAAGCAAATAAAGAAACAGCCGAGCGATATGCAGTCAACAATGGTGAAAAGTATTGCACAGCAGCAAATGGTATTTAAAAAGCGAGAGAAAAATAGATGGGAAAAGCAAGGTCTACAAATGATCGAAGCAAAAGAGGAAAACTTAGCTGTTACAGCAATTTCAAACTATATTGATATTATCAACCGTGGGTTATTATAA
- a CDS encoding stage II sporulation protein M: MNVKQFVQQHREDWKELEQMITTLHKKRKRVTGDHIERFHQLYQKTTQHLSYSQTYFKDEEVTEYLNGLVSKSHNLLYKDQLTSVKQIHYFFTQKFIRLLTEQWKFVIAAMILFTLGGLGSFFAVLSDPLHLYTVLPAEIAQGVDPEQLGANHDTIDPSLMSASIMTNNIQVAILAFAGGITFGLLTVYILIYNGIIVGALAALFWHYGMTYEFWAYIVPHGMIELAAIFIAGGAGLLMGYKLFVPGNYSRSYQLKVQAKRSVQLLIGTIPIFIIAGLIEGFITPASISLEAKYLVAILTVIGLLLYVAIGNLLLKNKTS, from the coding sequence ATGAATGTAAAGCAATTTGTTCAGCAGCATCGCGAAGACTGGAAAGAGCTAGAACAAATGATCACAACATTACATAAAAAAAGGAAACGTGTTACTGGAGATCATATTGAGCGTTTCCATCAGCTTTATCAAAAGACAACACAACACCTATCCTATAGTCAAACGTACTTTAAAGATGAAGAAGTCACAGAGTACTTAAACGGCCTCGTTTCAAAGTCTCATAACTTACTTTATAAAGATCAATTAACAAGCGTAAAGCAAATTCATTACTTTTTTACCCAAAAATTTATTCGTTTACTAACGGAACAATGGAAGTTTGTTATCGCAGCGATGATTTTGTTTACATTAGGTGGTTTAGGAAGCTTTTTTGCCGTTTTAAGCGATCCACTACATTTATATACGGTGCTTCCTGCTGAAATTGCTCAAGGGGTCGACCCTGAACAATTAGGTGCTAATCATGATACGATAGATCCTTCTCTTATGTCAGCAAGTATTATGACAAACAATATTCAAGTGGCGATATTAGCCTTTGCAGGTGGTATTACTTTCGGATTATTAACCGTTTATATCCTTATTTATAATGGTATTATAGTTGGCGCACTTGCTGCCCTGTTTTGGCATTACGGTATGACATACGAGTTTTGGGCTTATATCGTTCCGCACGGTATGATTGAGCTTGCTGCGATATTCATTGCGGGTGGCGCTGGTCTTCTTATGGGATATAAGCTGTTCGTTCCAGGGAATTATTCAAGGAGCTACCAATTGAAGGTGCAAGCAAAAAGGTCCGTGCAGCTTCTTATCGGTACGATCCCAATTTTTATTATCGCTGGACTAATAGAAGGCTTTATTACTCCTGCCTCCATTTCTCTTGAGGCAAAGTATCTCGTTGCAATATTAACTGTGATTGGCCTCTTACTTTATGTAGCAATCGGTAACTTATTATTAAAAAATAAGACGTCATAA
- a CDS encoding RDD family protein: protein MNDEQVSIKTPEFVSLQFQPAGLGSRALAFMLDQLIILLVNIGIVILTVLFISGQSFLIGMNSPNVAMAVTIVLIFIVNTGYFFVLEYFTGGRTIGKKMIGIRVIQESGHSITLLSSFIRNFLRLIDSLPMAYLVGILMIFFHSKHKRLGDVVGGTIVVHERRAKKSNKKTALEKEIERRSLTKDDLAIDVWALKSISAEDWKLVKTYSERLLHLPMNERDPLTRKVANALLTKVGIEGTGKSNRELESILFVLYLKLKEEWEFEL, encoded by the coding sequence ATGAATGATGAACAAGTCTCGATAAAAACGCCTGAATTTGTATCACTTCAATTTCAGCCTGCAGGGTTAGGGAGTAGAGCACTCGCCTTTATGCTCGATCAACTCATTATATTGTTGGTCAATATAGGTATCGTTATTTTGACGGTATTATTTATAAGCGGTCAAAGTTTTTTAATAGGAATGAATTCACCGAACGTGGCTATGGCAGTTACCATCGTCCTTATTTTTATCGTTAATACGGGTTACTTTTTCGTGTTAGAGTACTTTACTGGTGGAAGAACGATAGGTAAAAAAATGATCGGAATTAGAGTGATTCAAGAGAGTGGCCATAGTATTACATTATTATCGAGCTTTATTAGAAATTTTTTACGTCTTATTGATTCATTACCGATGGCGTACTTAGTAGGAATCTTAATGATCTTTTTTCATTCAAAGCACAAGCGTTTAGGTGATGTAGTAGGTGGAACGATTGTCGTTCATGAAAGAAGAGCAAAAAAATCGAATAAGAAAACAGCGTTAGAGAAGGAAATAGAAAGAAGAAGCTTAACGAAAGACGATTTGGCGATTGACGTATGGGCATTGAAGTCTATTAGTGCAGAAGATTGGAAGCTAGTCAAAACGTATAGTGAGCGACTATTACATTTACCGATGAATGAACGTGACCCATTAACTCGCAAGGTTGCCAATGCTTTATTAACAAAGGTCGGAATAGAAGGAACTGGTAAATCAAATCGGGAGTTAGAAAGCATCCTGTTTGTTCTTTATTTAAAGCTGAAAGAAGAGTGGGAGTTTGAGTTGTAG
- a CDS encoding AAA family ATPase codes for MREKLTSLLDSYEKRILGQSTNLRLLLSAVLAGGHVLIEGVPGTGKTQMVRTLANLLGGDFNRIQFTPDLLPSDITGSTIYNMKDSSFETLKGPIFTNVLLADEINRTPAKTQAALLEAMEEKQVTIQGETYQLDDVFFVVATQNPIEFEGTYPLPEAQQDRFLFKLLIDFPTLEEEQNVLKQVIENSYDVSEVNAFIDMDEFLLIRKEIEQVTLSESVLYYIMQIVRKTREVDSLRFGASTRAAIAIGKAAQSWAYMAGRDYVTPDDVKMVARPALRHRVQLSPHIELEGATVDQIINELVGAIPVPR; via the coding sequence ATGAGAGAGAAGCTAACATCCTTATTGGACAGCTATGAAAAACGCATTTTAGGTCAAAGCACAAATTTAAGACTATTATTATCTGCCGTATTAGCCGGTGGTCACGTACTTATTGAAGGTGTTCCAGGAACAGGAAAAACACAAATGGTAAGGACGCTCGCAAACCTTTTAGGCGGTGACTTTAATCGTATTCAATTTACACCAGATCTTCTTCCTAGTGATATTACGGGTAGTACGATTTATAACATGAAAGACAGTTCATTTGAAACGTTAAAAGGGCCAATTTTCACGAACGTATTGCTAGCGGATGAAATAAACCGTACACCAGCTAAAACGCAAGCAGCGCTTTTAGAAGCAATGGAAGAAAAGCAAGTAACAATACAAGGAGAGACGTATCAACTAGATGACGTATTCTTTGTTGTAGCTACGCAAAACCCGATAGAGTTTGAAGGGACATATCCACTACCGGAGGCACAACAGGATCGCTTTTTATTTAAGCTACTCATAGATTTTCCTACTTTAGAAGAAGAACAAAACGTTTTAAAGCAAGTCATTGAAAACAGCTATGATGTGAGTGAAGTAAATGCATTTATCGATATGGACGAATTTTTACTCATTCGAAAAGAAATTGAACAAGTGACGCTTAGCGAAAGTGTACTTTATTACATTATGCAAATTGTAAGAAAAACGAGGGAAGTAGATTCGCTACGCTTCGGAGCAAGTACCCGTGCAGCAATTGCAATTGGTAAGGCAGCACAATCATGGGCATACATGGCTGGTCGCGACTATGTCACACCAGATGATGTGAAAATGGTGGCGCGTCCAGCGTTAAGACATCGTGTACAATTATCTCCACATATAGAATTGGAGGGGGCGACTGTTGACCAAATCATCAATGAACTGGTGGGGGCGATTCCTGTTCCGAGATAG